From Rutidosis leptorrhynchoides isolate AG116_Rl617_1_P2 chromosome 3, CSIRO_AGI_Rlap_v1, whole genome shotgun sequence, a single genomic window includes:
- the LOC139898019 gene encoding uncharacterized protein has product MAYWDKYCTDSVQVACLMLGTMIPELQKDFEHHTAYDMITQLKEMFLQQARVKRFETVRALHACRMDDSQSVSSYVLKMKSLIDRANRLNLNISNELATDLILNSLSKRFDQFVINYNMNGMNKTIGELHGMLRTAETSMDKRASPVLMINDGGSKGNNTSKPKAAKRKGPAHQGKGKGRMVTPTKNKNKKQKVAGQANLKEDPCFGCGEMGHWKRNCPVYLKELKEKRDAGQTSGVQKK; this is encoded by the exons actccaaaaggatttcgagcatcatactgcatacgacatgatcacgcaattgaaggagatgttccttcaacaagctcgtgtcaagcgctttgaaacggtccgagcgcttcatgcatgtcgtatggacgactcccaatccgtttcatcttatgtccttaagatgaaaagcctcattgatcgcgcaaaccgtcttaatctcaacatatctaatgagctagccacggatcttatcctaaactccttgtcaaagaggtttgaccaatttgtaattaattacaatatgaatgggatgaataagaccattggcgaacttcatggcatgcttaggacggcagaaactagcatggataagagggcttcacccgtgctaatgatcaatgatggtgggtccaaaggtaataacacctctaagccaaaggcggctaagaggaaaggacctgcccatcaaggcaagggaaaggggaggatggttaccccaaccaaaaacaagaacaagaagcaaaaggttgccggacaagcaaacctcaaggaagacccgtgcttcggttgcggtgaaatgggtcactggaaacgaaactgcccggtctaccttaaggagttgaaggaaaagagggatgcggggcaaacctcag gggttcaaaagaagtag